The following coding sequences are from one Musa acuminata AAA Group cultivar baxijiao chromosome BXJ1-6, Cavendish_Baxijiao_AAA, whole genome shotgun sequence window:
- the LOC103971108 gene encoding glyceraldehyde-3-phosphate dehydrogenase 2, cytosolic codes for MAGKIKIGINGFGRIGRLVARVALQSDDVELVAVNDPFITTDYMTYMFKYDTVHGSWKHHDIKVKDSKTLLFGEKQVTVFGIRNPEEIPWGEAGAEYIVESTGVFTDKDKAAAHLKGGAKKVIISAPSKDAPMFVVGVNENEYKPDINIVSNASCTTNCLAPLAKVIHDRFGIVEGLMTTVHAITATQKTVDGPSSKDWRGGRAASFNIIPSSTGAAKAVGKVLPALNGKLTGMAFRVPTVDVSVVDLTVRLEKEATYDEIKAAIKEESEGKLKGILGYVEEDLVSTDFVGDNRSSIFDAKAGIALNKKFVKLVSWYDNEWGYSSRVVDLIRHIHKNQ; via the exons ATGG CCGGAAAGATCAAGATCGGCATCAACG GATTTGGAAGGATCGGGAGGTTGGTCGCCAGAGTCGCGCTCCAGAGCGACGATGTGGAGCTCGTCGCCGTGAATGATCCCTTCATCACCACTGACTACATG ACATACATGTTTAAGTATGATACTGTGCATGGGTCATGGAAGCATCACGATATCAAGGTGAAGGACTCCAAAACTCTTCTGTTTGGCGAGAAACAAGTCACTGTCTTTGGAATTAG GAACCCTGAGGAGATTCCATGGGGTGAGGCTGGTGCTGAGTACATCGTGGAATCCACTGGTGTTTTTACCGACAAGGACAAGGCTGCTGCTCACCTTAAG GGTGGTGCCAAGAAGGTCATTATTTCTGCTCCCAGCAAGGATGCTCCAATGTTTGTTGTAGGTGTCAATGAAAACGAGTACAAGCCTGACATTAACATCGTCTCGAATGCGAGCTGCACCACCAACTGTCTTGCTCCTCTAGCTAAG GTCATCCATGATAGATTTGGAATAGTCGAGGGTTTGATGACCACAGTTCATGCCATCACCG CCACTCAAAAGACTGTCGATGGGCCATCAAGCAAGGACTGGAGAGGTGGACGTGCAGCAAGCTTCAACATCATTCCTAGCAGCACTGGTGCTGCCAAG GCTGTTGGAAAAGTTCTCCCTGCTTTGAATGGAAAGTTGACTGGTATGGCATTCCGTGTTCCAACTGTTGATGTGTCCGTGGTGGATCTCACTGTCAGACTTGAGAAAGAAGCTACCTATGATGAGATTAAGGCTGCCATTAA GGAGGAATCTGAAGGAAAGCTCAAGGGCATCCTCGGATATGTGGAAGAGGACTTGGTGTCCACCGACTTTGTGGGTGATAACAG GTCAAGCATTTTTGATGCCAAGGCTGGAATTGCTTTGAACAAGAAGTTTGTCAAGCTCGTGTCGTGGTACGATAACGAGTGGGGCTACAG CTCCCGAGTTGTTGACCTCATCCGCCACATTCACAAGAATCAGTAG